From Plodia interpunctella isolate USDA-ARS_2022_Savannah chromosome 18, ilPloInte3.2, whole genome shotgun sequence, a single genomic window includes:
- the LOC128677730 gene encoding putative phosphatidate phosphatase isoform X2 produces MACDRIFCNVFLDVLVLACVCIPLLLLQIYAKPYRRGYFESDESIRYRYWEQSISETVLGIFGFIIVIIIVLVTEICQKNPGPGSGKKFLAGKPIAGWVWDSYRTIGVYSFGAACQQLTVTIGKYTLGRLRPHFYEVCQPVPADSALNHLGYIVNYNCAGTDEARIMNARLSFPSGHSCYAIATSNTDANGEGQSSYAILRNTWSSSRRGTSASRGSRSTTTTGATSLVASSLARLLPSLLSCTS; encoded by the exons ATGGCTTGTGATAggatattttgtaatgttttccTGGATGTTCTAGTTCTGGCTTGTG TGTGCATACCATTGCTACTGCTACAAATCTACGCTAAGCCGTACCGTCGAGGATACTTCGAGTCTGATGAGAGCATCCGATACCGGTATTGGGAACAGTCCATATCTGAAACTGTGCTGGGGATCTTCGGGTTCATCAtcgttattataatt GTGTTAGTAACAGAAATATGTCAGAAGAACCCCGGACCTGGGTCAGGGAAGAAATTCTTGGCAGGGAAGCCCATAGCCGGGTGGGTGTGGGACAGCTACCGGACTATAGGCGTATACAGTTTTGGGGCAGCGTGCCAACAGCTCACCGTCACCATCGGGAAGTATACGCTGGGTCGGCTTCGACCGCATTTCTATGAG GTTTGCCAGCCAGTCCCCGCCGACTCAGCTCTCAATCACCTGGGCTACATCGTCAACTACAACTGCGCAGGCACCGATGAAGCCCGGATCATGAATGCTCGGCTGTCCTTTCCTTCCGGTCACTCTTGCTATGCCAT TGCTACTTCCAATACAGATGCAAATGGCGAGGGTCAAAGCTCCTACGCCATTTTGCGCAATACCTGGTCTTCATCGCGGCGTGGTACGTCGGCCTCACGCGGGTCCAGGAGTACCACCACCACTGGAGCGACGTCGCTGGTGGCTTCTTCATTGGCGCGGTTATTGCCCTCTTTact TTCGTGTACATCCTGA
- the LOC128677730 gene encoding putative phosphatidate phosphatase isoform X1: MACDRIFCNVFLDVLVLACVCIPLLLLQIYAKPYRRGYFESDESIRYRYWEQSISETVLGIFGFIIVIIIVLVTEICQKNPGPGSGKKFLAGKPIAGWVWDSYRTIGVYSFGAACQQLTVTIGKYTLGRLRPHFYEVCQPVPADSALNHLGYIVNYNCAGTDEARIMNARLSFPSGHSCYAMYTTVFLICYFQYRCKWRGSKLLRHFAQYLVFIAAWYVGLTRVQEYHHHWSDVAGGFFIGAVIALFTFVYILKPKTHSSRDSWQSEQAALPRPVLAR, translated from the exons ATGGCTTGTGATAggatattttgtaatgttttccTGGATGTTCTAGTTCTGGCTTGTG TGTGCATACCATTGCTACTGCTACAAATCTACGCTAAGCCGTACCGTCGAGGATACTTCGAGTCTGATGAGAGCATCCGATACCGGTATTGGGAACAGTCCATATCTGAAACTGTGCTGGGGATCTTCGGGTTCATCAtcgttattataatt GTGTTAGTAACAGAAATATGTCAGAAGAACCCCGGACCTGGGTCAGGGAAGAAATTCTTGGCAGGGAAGCCCATAGCCGGGTGGGTGTGGGACAGCTACCGGACTATAGGCGTATACAGTTTTGGGGCAGCGTGCCAACAGCTCACCGTCACCATCGGGAAGTATACGCTGGGTCGGCTTCGACCGCATTTCTATGAG GTTTGCCAGCCAGTCCCCGCCGACTCAGCTCTCAATCACCTGGGCTACATCGTCAACTACAACTGCGCAGGCACCGATGAAGCCCGGATCATGAATGCTCGGCTGTCCTTTCCTTCCGGTCACTCTTGCTATGCCATGTATACTACTGTCTTCTTGATC TGCTACTTCCAATACAGATGCAAATGGCGAGGGTCAAAGCTCCTACGCCATTTTGCGCAATACCTGGTCTTCATCGCGGCGTGGTACGTCGGCCTCACGCGGGTCCAGGAGTACCACCACCACTGGAGCGACGTCGCTGGTGGCTTCTTCATTGGCGCGGTTATTGCCCTCTTTact TTCGTGTACATCCTGAAGCCGAAGACACACAGTTCTCGCGACTCCTGGCAGTCGGAGCAGGCCGCGCTGCCCCGGCCGGTGCTGGCGCGGTGA
- the LOC128677714 gene encoding putative phosphatidate phosphatase, producing MSKSDASIHVLRKVVVDTFLLAGLATCIFITDFLWMPFKRGFFCGDETLMFPFKEDTVTSFMLRLVGLGLPIMCIIICEWVYLRKEQDDQHCFGIRVPAWLRGAYCTLVSFGLGVCFIELTANVAKNTIGRPRPHFFDLCKPSVDCSSPEWQHRYIQAHEYHCTSQHPGLTKNMRMSFLSGHSAWAAYTMVYLALYLENRMVWRGSRVLRHTLSFGAVMLSWFTALSRVSDYKHHWSDVLAGYGIGLAFAVLVWFWGTDLIQKKKNHTPLPQNDVALTIHPETLH from the exons ATGTCGAAGAGCGACGCGTCAATACATGTGCTGAGGAAAGTGGTCGTGGATACATTTCTTTTGGCGGGAT TGGCAACATGCATCTTCATCACGGATTTCCTCTGGATGCCGTTCAAGCGAGGGTTTTTCTGCGGAGACGAGACGTTGATGTTCCCCTTCAAGGAAGACACCGTAACCAGCTTCATGCTGAGGTTGGTGGGGCTTGGACTCCCTATCATGTGT ATCATCATCTGCGAATGGGTATATCTCCGTAAAGAGCAAGACGACCAACATTGCTTCGGTATCCGTGTACCCGCCTGGCTCAGAGGCGCGTACTGCACGCTGGTGTCCTTCGGCCTCGGCGTCTGCTTCATCGAGCTGACAGCGAATGTCGCTAAGAATACCATTGGGAGACCGCGGCCTCACTTCTTTGAT CTATGCAAGCCGTCTGTGGACTGCAGCTCGCCAGAATGGCAGCACCGTTACATCCAGGCGCACGAGTACCACTGCACCAGCCAGCACCCTGGCCTGACGAAGAACATGCGGATGTCATTCCTCAGCGGGCACTCGGCCTGGGCTGCCTACACTATGGTCTACTTGGCT CTTTACCTAGAGAACCGTATGGTTTGGCGAGGCAGCCGCGTACTCCGGCACACGCTGTCGTTCGGCGCCGTCATGCTGAGCTGGTTCACGGCTTTGTCCAGGGTCTCCGACTACAAGCACCACTGGAGCGACGTCCTCGCCGGCTACGGCATCGGCCTGGCTTTTGCTGTTCTCgtt TGGTTCTGGGGCACCGA